A single region of the Lotus japonicus ecotype B-129 chromosome 4, LjGifu_v1.2 genome encodes:
- the LOC130714367 gene encoding methyl-CpG-binding domain-containing protein 13-like isoform X4: MANTINCYIDPLKGLKFFSKPEVLRHLETVKDSNCTPEKGKKRTNMHSPSNILDNLTSKDSSCTPKKEKKCTNMPSPSKILDNITSKDSSCTPKKEKKCTNMPSPSKILDNITTKDSTCTPKKEKKCTNIPSPSNIIDSITTKDSTCTPKKDKKCTNMPSPSNIIDNITTKDSTCTPKKEKKCTNMPSPSNVVVDKSTVEDLPPGWIKEVKIRKSRNNTKKDPYYKDPVSGYVFRSKKDVLRYLESGDIGSCVFKPHRSQIQNEDNLTPSRAGKRQNLKQSASKQQLFVAKKLVDKSSLESADVSNSRKGQDRDVPSGINENKCESVVKVHSPEDGAANRPEIPDPGSSAVLKYESMKKSENCADGVHEKEHVLNMMENTNDKNHNNHRTSKNKEFNVRHRSSPRLAGAVPVQMANNVINEQTLQVPKRSLRNSRSTQDVDMGSKSSQHFNGIPDKMQQVAVNTGTDLSADQVVSKEQHQLERDNTEDNKPGIRANSNKSRKKKGHCVPRRASNRLAGLKQSEGRPVTELVDHAPINGESGSRRIESPKIPPTADNQLEKHEDGEMEDEKSEPQLSFAFHYSWSDPSVEFAINTLTGALPPAESSVVNGLTTVPETDIQKTLFDNVTARSKDNENNSVDKGPTTVPATDIQNEVSGNVTGRSRNNQNNSVDNGPTTISETDINKTLFDNVTARSQDNQNNSLDKGTGSRDRSPQVHSNKSKRKKEVKVPMRLSKRLAGVEPDVPPSERALEYSTKKSRKEPTATATPILTDRASNSGHLDAGGKTKHMNTSDSLETEVLAESSNKSEKSYNAQTVRKKQLQQAVAENIGDERSEPQVSLPFGDSWPDPCLDFAFKTLSGALPVDSATDILPVMTPAVYEPPNKELHGRMVMGVNGEAHNNTNQCRNKKDVNMDGQPPKPFLGQPELRTSFTSYANAPKFTSGESHNDEANMIRGWNGEPLHFEAGNGKQPVHHPRGSIHTQVHGEPLQKNGQVVEGEFGTAARPPPQTETFDLNQDNTEFEFCASFMNSWSEDPCLEFAYKTLTGEIPVEENVATQGCIQQPASRNEKRDDGLTLPDFGFSSFSQSDISFQYDIGMMSMPGQQSSSMSSSFPSTENASQQGYPPGFGPQKYPPGFDPQKYPPGFVPQKYHPQYNKNFQSR, encoded by the exons ATGGCCAACACTATAAAT TGTTATATTGATCCGTTGAAAGGACTCAAATTCTTCTCCAAACCTGAGGTATTGCGACACCTTGAAACTGTAAAGGACAGCAACTGCACTCCCGAGAAGGGGAAGAAACGCACTAATATGCATTCTCCAAGCAAC atccttgacaacctaaCCTCAAAGGACAGCAGCTGCACTcccaagaaggagaagaagtgtACTAATATGCCCTCTCCAAGCAAA ATCCTTGACAACATAACCTCAAAGGACAGCAGCTGCACTcccaagaaggagaagaagtgtACTAATATGCCCTCTCCAAGCAAA ATCCTTGACAACATAACTACAAAGGACAGCACCTGCACTcccaagaaggagaagaaatgCACTAATATACCTTCTCCAAGCAAT ATCATTGACAGCATAACTACAAAGGACAGCACCTGCACTCCCAAGAAGGACAAGAAGTGCACTAATATGCCTTCTCCAAGCAAC ATCATTGACAACATAACTACAAAGGATAGCACCTGCACTcccaagaaggagaagaagtgcACTAATATGCCTTCTCCAAGCAAC gtTGTGGTTGATAAGTCCACTGTGGAGGATTTACCACCTGGATGGATTAAAGAAGTAAAGATTAGGAAGAGCCGCAACAACACTAAGAAGGATCCG TATTATAAAGATCCAGTGAGTGGATATGTATTCCGTTCCAAGAAGGATGTACTGCGATATCTTGAATCTGGAGATATAGGTTCATGTGTATTTAAACCACACAGAAGTCAAATCCAAAATGAAGACAACTTAACT CCTTCGCGTGCTGGTAAGAGACAGAATCTGAAGCAGTCTGCATCTAAGCAACAGCTTTTTGTTG CCAAAAAACTAGTTGATAAAAGCAGCTTAGAATCGGCAGATGTTAGCAACTCGAGGAAAGGGCAAGATAGGGATGTACCATCTGGAATCAATGAAAACAAGTGCGAGTCTGTTGTAAAGGTGCATTCACCAGAGGATGGAGCTGCAAACCGTCCTGAAATACCTGACCCAGGTAGCTCAGCTGTTTTGAAATATGAATCAATGAAAAAATCGGAAAATTGTGCAGATGGTGTGCATGAGAAGGAGCACGTTCTAAATATGATGGAGAATACTAATGATAAGAATCACAACAACCACAGAACATCCAAAAACAAGGAGTTCAATGTGCGTCATCGTTCTTCACCAAGACTTGCTGGGGCTGTACCTGTCCAGATGGCCAACAATGTGATCAATGAGCAGACTCTTCAAGTTCCAAAAAGAAGCTTGAGGAATAGTAGATCCACTCAAGATGTCGATATGGGAAGTAAATCATCCCAGCATTTCAACGGTATCCCAGATAAAATGCAGCAAGTGGCAGTGAACACAGGCACCGATCTTTCTGCAGACCAAGTAGTTTCCAAAGAACAACATCAGCTGGAAAGAGATAATACAGAAGACAATAAGCCAGGAATTCGTGCTAACTCAAACAaatcaagaaagaagaaagggcaCTGCGTTCCTCGTCGAGCTTCAAACCGACTAGCTGGATTGAAGCAAAGTGAGGGCAGGCCAGTTACAGAGCTTGTAGATCATGCACCAATAAATGGAGAGTCTGGAAGTAGAAGAATAGAATCTCCCAAAATCCCACCTACTGCAGACAATCAACTGGAGAAACATGAAGATGGAGAAATGGAAGATGAGAAATCAGAACCTCAGCTGTCCTTTGCATTCCACTACTCATGGTCTGACCCAAGTGTGGAATTCGCAATCAATACCCTCACAGGTGCGTTACCACCTGCTGAGAGTTCAGTTGTTAATGGACTGACCACAGTCCCTGAAACTGATATTCAAAAAACTTTGTTTGACAACGTTACAGCAAGAAGCAAGGACAATGAAAACAATTCAGTTGATAAAGGTCCCACTACAGTCCCTGCAACTGATATTCAAAACGAAGTGTCTGGCAATGTTACAGGAAGAAGCAGGAACAATCAAAACAATTCAGTTGATAATGGACCCACAACCATCTCTGAAACTGATATTAATAAAACATTGTTTGACAATGTTACAGCAAGAAGCCAGGACAATCAAAACAATTCTCTTGACAAAGGTACAGGAAGCAGGGACAGAAGCCCACAAGTACATTCAAATAaatccaagagaaagaaagaggtcAAAGTGCCCATGCGGTTGTCAAAGCGACTTGCTGGTGTTGAACCCGATGTTCCGCCTTCTGAAAGAGCTCTTGAATATTCAACCAAAAAATCACGCAAAGAACCAACTGCTACTGCAACTCCAATTTTAACTGACAGAGCCTCTAATTCTGGCCATCTTGATGCTGGGGGGAAAACCAAGCATATGAATACATCTGACAGTTTGGAAACAGAAGTCCTTGCAGAATCATCAAACAAGAGTGAGAAGTCATACAATGCCCAAACTGTtcgcaagaaacaactgcagcAAGCTGTAGCTGAAAATATTGGTGATGAGAGATCAGAGCCACAGGTCTCCTTACCATTTGGGGACTCTTGGCCTGATCCATGCCTAGATTTTGCATTCAAAACTCTCTCTGGCGCTTTACCAGTTGATTCTGCTACAGACATCTTGCCTGTTATGACTCCTGCTGTTTATGAGCCGCCAAATAAGGAATTGCATGGGAGAATGGTGATGGGCGTCAATGGAGAAGCTCACAACAACACAAATCAATGCCGGAACAAGAAAGATGTTAATATGGATGGCCAGCCTCCAAAACCATTCCTTGGGCAACCAGAGTTAAGGACCAGTTTCACATCTTATGCAAATGCTCCTAAATTTACATCTGGAGAATCTCATAATGATGAAGCCAACATGATAAGGGGTTGGAATGGGGAACCCCTGCACTTTGAAGCTGGAAATGGGAAACAACCTGTGCATCATCCCAGGGGAAGTATACACACACAAGTACATGGAGAACCATTACAGAAGAATGGTCAGGTTGTTGAGGGTGAATTTGGTACAGCAGCGCGACCACCTCCTCAAACTGAAACATTTGACCTAAACCAGGATAATACTGAATTTGAGTTTTGTGCTTCATTTATGAATTCTTGGTCAGAAGACCCATGTCTAGAATTTGCATATAAGACACTTACAGGTGAGATTCCAGTAGAGGAAAATGTAGCAACTCAAGGATGTATCCAGCAACCTGCCAGCAGGAATGAGAAAAGAGATGACGGTTTAACTTTACCAGATTTTGGATTTTCCAGCTTTTCGCAAAGTGACATCTCATTTCAGTATGATATAGGAATGATGTCCATGCCAGGGCAGCAATCGTCATCAATGAGCTCTTCATTCCCATCCACGGAAAACGCTAGCCAGCAAGGTTATCCTCCTGGATTTGGTCCTCAAAAATACCCTCCTGGATTTGATCCTCAAAAATACCCTCCTGGATTTGTTCCTCAAAAATACCATCCTCAGTACAATAAGAATTTTCAAAGTAGGTAA